One segment of Deinococcus misasensis DSM 22328 DNA contains the following:
- a CDS encoding rhodanese-like domain-containing protein → MPNPFLQWLKNLLRAPESITPEQALELHKKGAVLLDVRTRPEHQQEHIAKSLSVPLSDLAGQLSKLPEKPLIVYCQSGMRSAQAARLLMREGKQVYNLTGGILQWKQAQQPTRKG, encoded by the coding sequence ATGCCCAATCCCTTCTTGCAATGGCTGAAAAACCTCCTCCGCGCCCCTGAATCCATCACCCCTGAACAGGCCCTTGAGCTGCACAAAAAAGGCGCTGTTCTGTTGGATGTGCGCACCCGCCCAGAGCACCAACAGGAACACATCGCCAAAAGCCTGTCTGTGCCCCTCTCCGATCTGGCCGGGCAACTCTCCAAACTGCCCGAGAAACCCCTGATTGTGTACTGCCAGAGCGGAATGCGCAGTGCACAGGCTGCCCGTCTGCTGATGCGCGAAGGCAAACAGGTCTACAACCTGACAGGAGGCATCCTGCAGTGGAAACAGGCCCAGCAACCCACACGGAAAGGATGA
- a CDS encoding Asp23/Gls24 family envelope stress response protein, with amino-acid sequence MLNISKDVIIGIAGFTLQNVSGVKSPSKSIRVEREQDQVTLDLGLTIGYGSNLLKLCSEVQRSVAENVELMTGLKVRAVNVTVQSVVE; translated from the coding sequence ATGCTCAACATCTCAAAAGACGTGATCATTGGCATTGCGGGCTTCACCTTACAGAACGTGAGTGGTGTGAAGTCCCCATCCAAATCCATCCGCGTGGAACGGGAACAAGACCAGGTGACCCTGGATCTGGGCCTCACCATTGGTTATGGCAGCAACCTGCTGAAACTCTGCTCAGAAGTGCAGCGTTCGGTGGCTGAAAATGTAGAATTGATGACCGGACTGAAAGTCCGTGCAGTGAACGTCACGGTTCAAAGCGTCGTCGAGTGA
- a CDS encoding divergent PAP2 family protein translates to MNLADLLGNLWLWTGFAAATLAQLLKVLLALIFERRFRPGLFMETGGMPSSHTALVAALCTGLAYTHGMGHPVFAVAVVFASIVMYDATGVRRSAGMQAKLLNELMVEIRELVREGFAPQPLRVLLGHTYFEVAVGLILGILVGYFSFKWFFVPVA, encoded by the coding sequence ATGAACCTTGCGGACCTGCTGGGCAACCTGTGGCTCTGGACGGGCTTTGCTGCTGCAACGCTTGCACAACTGTTGAAGGTGCTGCTGGCCCTGATCTTTGAGCGCAGGTTCCGTCCCGGTCTGTTCATGGAAACCGGAGGGATGCCCAGCAGTCACACGGCTCTGGTCGCAGCCCTGTGCACCGGACTGGCTTACACCCACGGGATGGGCCACCCGGTTTTTGCTGTGGCGGTGGTCTTTGCCAGCATCGTGATGTACGACGCCACAGGCGTGCGCCGATCCGCAGGAATGCAGGCCAAACTCCTCAACGAACTGATGGTGGAAATCCGCGAACTGGTCCGTGAAGGGTTTGCCCCCCAACCCCTCAGGGTGCTCCTCGGGCACACCTATTTTGAGGTGGCGGTCGGATTGATCCTCGGGATTCTGGTGGGCTACTTCAGCTTCAAGTGGTTTTTCGTGCCTGTGGCCTGA
- the nusB gene encoding transcription antitermination factor NusB: protein MSDQNRRQKNQPTGSRRNSREFAFRVIFEAQQGKQDMQDTFSRVLAASRQGDHEVYPELTPEAEEFAQDLALTYDSNRDAVDQVLQMSITGWTFSQMPQTDVNVLRISATEMLYFQTDAPVVIESAIRMARRFGTDDSGRFVNSVLDKLAKGLQDGSIPKPVKTRSAESDMEEHEEPLEDEA from the coding sequence GTGTCAGATCAAAACCGCAGACAGAAAAACCAACCCACCGGTTCTCGCAGAAACTCCAGAGAGTTTGCCTTCCGGGTGATTTTCGAGGCCCAGCAGGGCAAGCAGGACATGCAAGACACCTTCTCCCGTGTGTTGGCGGCTTCCCGTCAGGGCGACCATGAAGTCTACCCGGAACTGACCCCCGAGGCCGAGGAATTCGCTCAGGACCTCGCCCTGACCTACGACAGCAACCGCGACGCTGTGGATCAGGTGCTCCAGATGAGCATCACCGGATGGACCTTCAGCCAGATGCCCCAGACCGATGTGAATGTGCTGCGCATCTCGGCCACCGAAATGCTGTACTTCCAGACCGACGCCCCGGTGGTCATTGAAAGCGCCATCCGCATGGCCCGCCGTTTCGGCACCGATGACTCTGGCCGCTTTGTGAACAGTGTGCTGGACAAACTTGCAAAAGGCCTGCAAGACGGCAGCATCCCCAAACCTGTGAAAACCCGTTCGGCTGAATCGGACATGGAAGAACACGAAGAACCTCTGGAGGATGAAGCGTGA
- a CDS encoding rhodanese-like domain-containing protein, which produces MHQDIFPNEVQHWLEQGATIIDVREPDEFNSGHLPGARNVPLSSIPNHTTSFQTPLIVVCQAGGRSQMASEYLTQVLSGPVLNLMGGTSGWIRAGLAVE; this is translated from the coding sequence ATGCATCAAGACATTTTCCCCAACGAAGTGCAGCACTGGCTGGAACAGGGCGCAACCATCATTGATGTGCGCGAACCCGACGAGTTCAACTCGGGCCACCTGCCCGGCGCACGCAACGTTCCCCTCAGCAGCATTCCCAATCACACCACTTCTTTTCAAACCCCCTTGATTGTGGTGTGTCAGGCCGGAGGGCGCAGCCAGATGGCCAGCGAATACCTCACACAGGTGCTCTCTGGACCCGTGCTGAACCTGATGGGGGGCACCTCGGGCTGGATTCGGGCTGGATTGGCTGTAGAATAA
- a CDS encoding tetratricopeptide repeat-containing diguanylate cyclase, producing MRSDPEPIIEQARKLCHTEPQQTLQLLQPLLPHLQGDQKAAALQVLGDAYYMVSDYQNAVEAFYQTIAAQPEDLTISAEAYWQLAVIHNELGGFEEAINQLEHVLRLGNADQKLRALYKTSSAYFGMGEPHKALQVLEEVRTRHTEFADPCWFEQTLTQLAYGHHQLSLLPDEDMHTHQQMALALLEEAEERAVRIHFPGLEGLIHLYRGQILQAQGHFEQATVSFHQALGIADIMHYTWLRLEALLTLAEAYQRENQHEQAIELLDSSLQDAQNAGLKDKVARAYELLAESQEKLGDQIGAIVSLKTAHQLHKRFAHERAKWWAQSVEARMQLQQALLEAEVHKLRSQELEILTAQLHSLAHLDPLTGVLNRRALDLHLPRYQSHPAPYTVVLLDIDHFKTINDRFGHQTGDEVLRHLGQLLKHHSRQSDLVIRYGGEEFLLVLTLQPQNAHAACERLRYAIATYPWNQIQPDLWVTASVGYACSDDQTPEALIQQADQCLYQAKHSGRNRVWPATDGALNPA from the coding sequence ATGCGTTCCGATCCCGAGCCCATCATCGAGCAGGCCAGAAAGCTGTGCCACACCGAACCTCAACAAACCCTTCAGTTGCTGCAACCCTTGCTGCCCCATTTGCAAGGCGACCAGAAGGCAGCGGCTTTGCAGGTGCTGGGTGATGCTTATTACATGGTTTCGGATTATCAGAATGCAGTGGAGGCGTTTTACCAGACCATTGCTGCCCAGCCTGAGGACCTCACCATCAGTGCCGAGGCCTACTGGCAGCTGGCCGTGATCCACAATGAATTGGGCGGTTTTGAAGAGGCCATCAACCAGCTGGAACATGTGCTTCGTCTGGGCAATGCAGACCAGAAATTGCGGGCCCTGTACAAGACCTCCTCTGCATACTTTGGGATGGGAGAACCGCACAAAGCCTTGCAGGTGCTGGAAGAGGTGCGGACCAGACACACCGAGTTTGCCGATCCCTGCTGGTTTGAGCAAACCCTGACCCAACTGGCTTACGGGCACCACCAGCTCAGCTTGCTGCCCGATGAAGACATGCACACCCACCAACAGATGGCTCTGGCCTTGCTGGAAGAAGCCGAAGAACGGGCTGTCCGAATCCATTTTCCCGGTCTGGAAGGTCTGATCCACCTCTACAGGGGGCAGATCCTGCAAGCACAGGGGCACTTTGAACAGGCCACCGTTTCCTTCCATCAGGCTCTGGGCATCGCAGACATCATGCATTACACGTGGCTCAGGCTGGAAGCCCTGCTCACCCTGGCCGAAGCTTACCAGAGGGAAAACCAGCATGAGCAGGCCATCGAACTGCTGGACAGCAGCTTGCAGGACGCACAAAACGCGGGCCTCAAAGACAAGGTTGCTCGGGCTTATGAACTGCTTGCCGAGAGTCAGGAGAAACTGGGCGACCAGATTGGAGCCATTGTCAGTCTGAAAACCGCCCACCAGTTGCACAAACGCTTTGCCCATGAGCGGGCCAAATGGTGGGCACAGTCCGTCGAGGCGCGCATGCAACTTCAACAGGCCCTGTTGGAAGCGGAAGTGCACAAACTGCGCTCTCAGGAACTCGAAATCCTGACCGCACAGTTGCATTCTCTGGCCCATCTGGATCCCCTGACCGGGGTCCTGAACCGCAGGGCTCTGGACCTGCACCTTCCGCGCTACCAGAGCCACCCAGCCCCTTACACGGTGGTGCTGCTGGACATCGACCACTTCAAAACCATCAATGACCGCTTTGGGCACCAGACAGGCGATGAAGTGCTGAGGCACCTCGGGCAACTGCTGAAACACCACAGCCGCCAGAGCGACTTGGTGATCCGTTACGGTGGTGAGGAGTTTTTGCTGGTTCTGACCCTGCAGCCACAAAATGCCCATGCAGCTTGTGAAAGGTTGCGCTATGCCATTGCCACTTACCCATGGAACCAGATCCAGCCAGACCTCTGGGTGACCGCCAGCGTGGGCTATGCCTGCTCAGATGACCAGACCCCTGAAGCCCTGATTCAGCAAGCCGACCAGTGCCTGTATCAGGCCAAACACTCTGGACGGAATCGGGTGTGGCCTGCAACAGATGGAGCCTTGAATCCTGCATGA
- a CDS encoding bifunctional 5,10-methylenetetrahydrofolate dehydrogenase/5,10-methenyltetrahydrofolate cyclohydrolase, which translates to MIELTGAPAAESLLQQARDRMQNLPVVPHLHVVRLGEDPASVSYVRLKDKKAREIGLQSTVHVLPEDTTEAALLALIDNLNGSRDAHGILVQLPLPSHIHAQTVLERIAPEKDVDGFHPRNVGKLWLGQEALLPCTPAGILAMCDHYQIPLSGKHVVIVGRSNIVGKPLAALMLSRDATVTVAHSRTSNLPEIARTADVLVAAVGRAGTITPDMVKPGAVVLDVGVNRKDGKLVGDVDPAVREIASALTPVPGGIGPMTVAHLMLNTVVAAERQQ; encoded by the coding sequence GTGATTGAACTGACCGGAGCCCCTGCTGCCGAAAGCCTGCTGCAACAAGCCCGAGACCGCATGCAGAACCTTCCTGTTGTGCCCCACTTGCATGTGGTGCGCCTCGGAGAAGACCCGGCCAGTGTCAGTTACGTGCGCCTCAAAGACAAAAAAGCCAGAGAAATTGGCCTGCAATCCACGGTGCATGTCCTGCCTGAAGACACCACCGAAGCGGCGTTGCTGGCCCTCATCGACAACCTGAACGGGTCCAGAGATGCCCACGGCATTCTGGTGCAGTTGCCTCTTCCTTCGCACATCCATGCCCAGACAGTGCTGGAACGCATTGCCCCTGAAAAAGACGTGGACGGATTTCACCCGCGCAATGTGGGAAAACTCTGGCTCGGACAGGAAGCCCTGCTGCCCTGCACCCCCGCTGGCATCCTTGCCATGTGCGACCACTACCAGATTCCCCTCTCGGGCAAGCATGTGGTGATCGTGGGACGCAGCAACATTGTGGGAAAACCTCTGGCCGCCCTGATGCTGTCCAGAGATGCCACCGTGACCGTTGCCCACAGTCGCACCTCCAACCTGCCAGAGATTGCCCGCACCGCAGATGTGCTGGTCGCAGCAGTGGGCCGTGCTGGAACCATCACCCCGGACATGGTCAAACCCGGTGCTGTGGTGCTGGATGTGGGCGTCAACCGCAAAGACGGCAAACTGGTTGGCGATGTGGACCCTGCTGTGCGTGAAATCGCAAGTGCCCTCACGCCCGTTCCCGGCGGAATCGGTCCCATGACCGTGGCCCACCTGATGCTCAACACCGTGGTGGCCGCCGAACGACAACAATGA
- a CDS encoding arginine--tRNA ligase produces MNLKDALRSAVQQAIAHHGQDVEVAIQDTPADKPGDYGTPVAFQLAKALKKNPVQIAAEIKERISLPVGIARAENVGPYLNFFVDVPSYVKGLTEEDFVPEQKTGKVLIEHTSVNPNKELHVGHLRNVVLGDAMGRIFRANGYPVEIQNYIDDTGRQAAESLFARGHYQAEYTGTPKYDHWLGELYVRLNADPQKADLEPGIKEVMHKLEAGELRTEIEEVVRSHLETCHALGAEYDLLVWESDIVGSGFLSKAMKILEESPYCSHPTEGKYAGCFVMDVSSFIPGLEDPMLVLIRSDGTATYTAKDIAQQFWKFGLFEGLDYRPFTQEPSGKTLYTTHPEGQKADFAHASRVINVIDSRQEFPQTVVKTALAIAGHQEAYQNSFHLSYNTVLLEGQTISGRKGITVSVDEVLEEAKTRAMSVIKDLEAKRTTPYVDPEEVAEKVALGALRFTILKPEPTRQIDFRWDAALALNGDTAPYVQYAAVRCATIIKKAQENGIGFDGADYSKVTDYELELLKVLARYPEVLDMAIRDTSPHHVVQYALDLATALNGWYNKKDKEGKAATRVIDAEAGLREARLNIVLRVRKTLEQVLGTLGIGVPSEM; encoded by the coding sequence ATGAATCTGAAAGATGCGCTGAGAAGCGCCGTACAACAGGCCATTGCGCACCACGGGCAAGATGTCGAGGTGGCGATTCAGGACACACCCGCCGACAAGCCCGGAGACTACGGTACGCCCGTGGCCTTCCAACTGGCCAAAGCACTCAAGAAAAATCCTGTGCAGATTGCCGCTGAAATCAAGGAGCGCATTTCACTCCCTGTGGGCATTGCCCGAGCTGAAAATGTGGGGCCTTACCTCAACTTCTTTGTGGATGTCCCCAGTTACGTCAAAGGCCTCACCGAAGAGGATTTTGTCCCAGAGCAGAAAACTGGCAAGGTGCTCATCGAGCACACCTCGGTCAACCCCAACAAGGAACTGCATGTGGGGCACCTCAGAAACGTGGTGCTCGGGGATGCCATGGGCCGCATTTTCAGGGCCAATGGTTACCCTGTGGAGATCCAGAATTACATCGATGACACCGGTAGACAGGCCGCAGAAAGCCTGTTCGCCAGAGGTCACTATCAGGCCGAGTACACAGGCACCCCCAAGTACGACCACTGGCTTGGAGAACTGTACGTGCGCCTGAATGCCGACCCCCAGAAAGCCGACCTCGAACCGGGCATCAAAGAGGTCATGCACAAACTGGAGGCCGGAGAACTCCGCACCGAAATTGAAGAAGTGGTGCGTTCCCACCTCGAAACCTGCCATGCTCTGGGTGCCGAATACGACCTTCTGGTGTGGGAATCCGACATTGTGGGCAGTGGCTTCTTAAGCAAAGCCATGAAGATCCTCGAAGAGAGCCCGTACTGCTCCCATCCCACCGAAGGCAAGTATGCAGGATGCTTCGTGATGGATGTGTCCAGTTTCATTCCCGGACTTGAAGACCCCATGCTGGTCCTGATCCGCTCGGATGGAACGGCCACCTACACCGCCAAGGACATTGCCCAGCAGTTCTGGAAATTTGGCCTCTTTGAAGGGCTGGATTACCGTCCCTTCACCCAGGAACCCAGCGGAAAAACCCTTTACACCACCCACCCAGAGGGTCAAAAAGCCGATTTCGCCCATGCCTCCCGCGTGATCAACGTGATCGACTCCCGTCAGGAATTCCCCCAGACCGTGGTGAAAACCGCTCTGGCGATTGCCGGGCATCAGGAAGCCTACCAGAACAGCTTCCACCTGTCTTACAACACTGTGCTTTTGGAAGGGCAAACCATCTCTGGACGCAAAGGCATCACCGTCTCTGTCGATGAGGTGCTGGAAGAAGCCAAAACCCGTGCCATGTCGGTCATCAAGGATCTTGAAGCCAAGCGGACCACTCCATATGTTGATCCTGAAGAAGTGGCAGAAAAGGTTGCTCTGGGTGCCCTGCGTTTCACCATCCTGAAACCCGAGCCCACCCGCCAGATCGATTTCCGCTGGGATGCTGCTCTGGCCCTCAACGGAGACACCGCCCCTTACGTGCAATATGCGGCGGTGCGTTGTGCGACCATCATCAAAAAAGCACAGGAAAACGGCATTGGTTTTGACGGTGCAGATTACAGCAAAGTCACCGATTACGAACTGGAACTGCTGAAAGTGTTGGCCCGTTACCCTGAAGTGCTGGACATGGCCATCCGTGACACCAGTCCCCACCATGTGGTGCAGTACGCTCTGGACCTCGCCACGGCCCTCAACGGCTGGTACAACAAAAAAGACAAGGAAGGCAAAGCGGCCACCCGCGTCATCGATGCAGAGGCAGGCCTCCGTGAAGCCCGTCTGAACATCGTGCTCAGGGTTCGCAAGACCTTAGAGCAGGTGCTCGGGACCCTCGGGATTGGTGTTCCTTCAGAGATGTGA
- a CDS encoding NADH-quinone oxidoreductase subunit 15 gives MQDTQKIYVLWTNVLGWMQELSQELGLTFVKVSDFPDYIYRMERGYDLPTIIASASVQNARGETLLLAAVSPRHVEDKGISLRLHGGSKHWHLHEHHGELLEGKRPFTRERLKELLEKARDSTKSAV, from the coding sequence ATGCAAGATACCCAGAAAATTTATGTGCTGTGGACCAACGTTCTTGGCTGGATGCAAGAACTGTCTCAAGAGCTGGGATTGACCTTCGTGAAAGTCTCCGACTTCCCCGATTACATTTATCGAATGGAACGCGGCTACGACCTGCCCACCATCATTGCCAGTGCTTCTGTGCAAAATGCCAGAGGGGAAACCTTGCTGCTGGCGGCGGTGAGCCCCAGACACGTGGAAGACAAAGGCATCAGCCTGCGTCTGCATGGGGGCAGCAAACACTGGCACCTGCATGAACACCACGGTGAACTCTTGGAAGGCAAACGCCCTTTCACCCGTGAACGTTTGAAAGAGCTGCTGGAAAAAGCCCGCGACAGCACCAAATCTGCTGTGTAA
- a CDS encoding metal-sensitive transcriptional regulator, giving the protein MTVVQDEQKKKILNRLNRLEGQIRGLHKMIDEERSCTEILTLLSGIKSALSATGDLVMEKYLTECQASGEGNPAEIVKVMKLLRG; this is encoded by the coding sequence ATGACCGTCGTCCAAGATGAGCAGAAAAAGAAAATCCTCAACCGCCTCAACCGTCTGGAAGGCCAGATCCGTGGCCTCCACAAAATGATTGACGAGGAGAGGTCGTGCACCGAAATCCTGACCCTGCTTTCGGGAATCAAGAGTGCCCTGAGTGCAACCGGTGATCTGGTGATGGAAAAGTACCTCACCGAGTGCCAGGCCTCTGGAGAGGGAAATCCAGCGGAAATCGTCAAGGTGATGAAGCTCCTCAGGGGATGA
- a CDS encoding DUF2252 domain-containing protein produces the protein MTTQNTLNFHLSPAERLQIGKDLRARFELGALESFQVNRSLQETLNLQQVQNAGRLAEYLPIRYGRMLEDPFALYRASAAIMVHDLSHLPNSGVTVQLCGDAHLGNFGLYASPERQLMFDLNDFDETLPGPFEWDLYRLAASCAVAAKHLGFSDSLAQSITLAALRSYQQHIQDFAGQTHLEVWYHHVDADRVLDILNHARDHMQKSVKKANKPPQQALEKMAVLQDGQWKFKSDPPKLQPVQESELRVRLEHLFREYLDSLPVDRHFLLGKYHFVDAAYRLTGVSSAGRQVYVALMQGQDTRDTLILQLKPAFPSTLEAALGKSVHAHHGERVVSGQKLMQATSDIFLGWTTFRNSHYYVRQLRDRKGSIEIEDLSDKDLKEYSELCAYVLARAHARSGDATLISGFLGEDDGFANAVTQFALKYAEVNQRDFQALLDAENLGQIQVQRGI, from the coding sequence ATGACCACTCAAAACACTTTGAATTTTCACCTCTCCCCTGCTGAGCGCTTGCAGATTGGAAAAGACCTTCGTGCACGGTTTGAGCTGGGTGCACTGGAATCCTTTCAGGTGAACCGCAGCCTTCAAGAAACGCTGAATTTGCAACAGGTTCAGAATGCCGGGCGGCTTGCTGAATACCTGCCCATCCGATACGGACGCATGCTGGAAGACCCTTTTGCCCTGTATCGGGCTTCTGCTGCCATCATGGTCCATGATCTGTCCCACCTTCCCAACTCAGGGGTGACCGTCCAACTCTGTGGAGACGCACACCTCGGGAATTTTGGCCTGTACGCCTCACCAGAGCGGCAATTGATGTTTGACCTGAACGACTTTGACGAAACCCTGCCCGGTCCTTTTGAATGGGACCTGTACCGACTGGCGGCCAGTTGTGCGGTTGCGGCGAAGCACCTCGGATTCAGTGACAGTCTGGCACAGAGCATCACTTTGGCGGCCTTGCGGTCTTATCAGCAGCACATTCAGGATTTTGCAGGTCAAACCCATCTGGAGGTCTGGTACCACCATGTGGATGCTGATCGGGTGCTGGACATCCTGAACCATGCCAGAGACCACATGCAAAAAAGCGTCAAGAAAGCCAACAAGCCCCCTCAACAGGCACTGGAAAAAATGGCTGTGCTGCAGGATGGACAGTGGAAATTCAAGTCAGATCCTCCCAAACTCCAGCCTGTGCAGGAAAGTGAATTGAGGGTCCGTCTGGAACACCTGTTCAGGGAGTATCTGGACAGTTTGCCTGTGGACCGGCATTTCCTGCTCGGAAAATACCATTTTGTGGATGCAGCATACCGCCTGACTGGGGTCAGCAGTGCAGGCAGACAGGTCTACGTGGCCCTGATGCAGGGTCAGGACACCCGAGACACCCTGATCCTGCAACTCAAACCAGCCTTCCCGAGCACCCTGGAAGCGGCTCTGGGGAAAAGCGTTCATGCCCATCACGGAGAACGGGTGGTTTCAGGTCAAAAACTCATGCAGGCCACCAGCGACATCTTTCTGGGATGGACCACTTTCAGGAACAGCCATTATTACGTGCGCCAACTGCGGGACCGCAAGGGAAGCATTGAAATTGAGGACCTCAGTGACAAGGACCTCAAAGAATACAGCGAATTGTGCGCTTATGTTCTGGCCCGAGCCCATGCCCGCTCTGGAGATGCCACCTTGATCTCTGGTTTTCTGGGTGAGGATGATGGTTTTGCAAATGCAGTCACCCAGTTCGCCCTGAAATACGCAGAGGTCAACCAGAGGGATTTTCAAGCCCTGCTGGACGCCGAAAATCTGGGGCAAATTCAGGTGCAACGGGGCATCTGA
- a CDS encoding sterol desaturase family protein gives MFIQQISDALFNMPFLQACLWGLLWNVMIVLGCVVAGEGIIRLNQNHRVADVPPPLTRTEVGLACSTVLLNTLITALGLWMWRNGWIETLPATFFRVLLDFVVFFLGMDLGMYVLHRLAHHPKIYPWAHLTHHKYENPRPLTLFVLNPLEVLGFGFLWLFAVWVYPATIEGMVVYLTFNVIFGLLGHVGVEPFPVAWIKRPVLKEISTSTFHAEHHQDAHHNFGFYTLLWDRLFKTLSPAYEQDFQRAASRGHEKP, from the coding sequence ATGTTCATCCAGCAGATCAGTGATGCACTGTTCAACATGCCTTTTTTGCAAGCCTGTTTGTGGGGATTGCTCTGGAACGTGATGATTGTGCTGGGCTGTGTGGTTGCAGGAGAGGGGATCATCCGACTGAACCAGAACCATCGGGTGGCAGATGTTCCCCCTCCCTTAACCCGCACAGAAGTGGGTCTTGCCTGCTCCACGGTGCTGCTCAACACCCTGATCACGGCACTGGGCCTGTGGATGTGGCGAAACGGCTGGATTGAAACCTTGCCTGCGACATTCTTCAGGGTGCTGCTGGATTTTGTGGTGTTCTTTCTGGGCATGGATCTGGGGATGTACGTGCTGCACAGGCTTGCCCACCATCCGAAAATCTACCCCTGGGCACACCTGACCCACCACAAATACGAAAACCCGAGGCCCCTGACCCTGTTTGTGCTGAATCCACTGGAAGTGCTGGGGTTCGGGTTCCTCTGGCTCTTTGCCGTCTGGGTTTATCCAGCCACCATCGAAGGCATGGTGGTGTACCTGACCTTCAACGTGATTTTTGGTCTGCTGGGTCATGTGGGCGTGGAACCTTTTCCTGTGGCATGGATCAAAAGACCTGTGCTGAAAGAGATTTCCACCAGCACCTTCCATGCAGAGCACCATCAGGACGCCCACCACAATTTCGGGTTTTACACCCTGCTCTGGGACCGCTTGTTCAAAACCCTCTCCCCTGCCTATGAACAGGACTTTCAGAGGGCGGCTTCCAGAGGCCATGAAAAACCCTAA